One window of the Camelina sativa cultivar DH55 chromosome 1, Cs, whole genome shotgun sequence genome contains the following:
- the LOC109132595 gene encoding uncharacterized protein LOC109132595 — protein MYFVLNVASLWKNYNAKDTVEKALEDAEEWDQRLGNEETMQTDGHQVPQATEVVRWKPPPREWVKCNTDGAWNGADNHCGTRWVLQNDSGDVLWAGAQAVRCARSMLEVELEAMRGAMSSMVRLSYTKVIFESDSLGMVNLLNSGEVWPAFAPMLQEMYGLLSLFQKVQIVYAPRVCNSVADRVARESLSLGNYDPKLYSRMSLWVNHLVLVDKQCVQ, from the exons ATGTATTTTGTCCTCAATGTTGCCTCACTCT GGAAGAATTATAATGCTAAAGACACAGTGGAGAAGGCATTGGAGGATGCTGAGGAATGGGATCAGAGGCTTGGTAATGAGGAGACCATGCAGACTGATGGACACCAAGTACCACAAGCAACTGAAGTAGTACGATGGAAACCTCCTCCAAGGGAATGGGTCAAATGTAACACTGATGGGGCTTGGAATGGAGCGGACAACCATTGTGGTACAAGATGGGTCCTCCAAAATGATTCCGGAGATGTTTTATGGGCGGGAGCGCAGGCTGTTCGATGTGCAAGATCAATGTTGGAAGTTGAATTGGAAGCAATGAGAGGAGCAATGTCTTCAATGGTTCGGCTGAGCTACACAAAAGTTATTTTTGAATCCGATTCATTGGGGATGGTCAATTTACTAAACAGTGGGGAGGTTTGGCCAGCTTTTGCTCCTATGCTTCAGGAAATGTATGGTCTGCTCTCTCTGTTTCAGAAAGTTCAAATCGTGTATGCCCCTCGAGTATGTAACAGTGTGGCAGATCGAGTAGCAAGAGAATCTCTGTCCTTAGGAAATTATGATCCTAAGCTGTACTCAAGAATGTCATTATGGGTTAATCATCTTGTATTAGTGGATAAACAATGTGTACAATGA
- the LOC104776591 gene encoding protein ELC-like has translation MVPSPSNPQQIQQFLSSALSQRGPSSVPYEESAKWLIRQHLLNLISSYPSLEPKTASFMHNDGRSVNLLQADGTIPMPFHGVTYNIPVIIWLLESYPRHPPCVYVNPTADMIIKRPHAHVTPSGLVSHPYLQNWIHPSSNLVDLVSDLSAAFARDPPLYSRRRPQPPPPSPPTGYDASLTRPTSADQSLPRPFLPSPYGGGGGGGRVQVQHVHHQQQSDDAAEVFKRNAINKMVEMVHSDLVSMRRAGEAEAEALLSLQSGLKRRDEEVNRGLKEMVDEKETLEQQLQVISMNTDILDSWVRENQGKTKNVVDIDVDTAFEVGDTLSKQMLDCTASDLAIEDTIYSLDKSFQDGVLPFDQYLRNVRLLSREQFFHRATGSKIRAAQMEAHVAAIAGRLHS, from the coding sequence ATGGTTCCTTCGCCGTCGAATCCGCAGCAGATTCAGCAATTCCTCTCCTCTGCGCTATCCCAGCGCGGCCCATCATCCGTCCCCTACGAAGAGTCCGCCAAGTGGTTGATCCGGCAACATCTACTTAACCTAATCTCTTCTTACCCTTCCTTAGAGCCCAAGACGGCATCGTTTATGCACAACGATGGCCGGTCCGTCAATCTCCTCCAAGCAGATGGTACGATCCCTATGCCTTTTCATGGAGTCACCTACAACATCCCTGTCATCATATGGCTCCTTGAGTCTTATCCTCGTCATCCTCCTTGCGTCTATGTGAATCCCACCGCCGATATGATCATCAAGCGACCTCACGCACATGTCACTCCTTCTGGTCTCGTCTCTCATCCTTATCTCCAGAATTGGATTCACCCTAGCTCCAATCTCGTGGATCTCGTTTCCGATCTCAGCGCTGCTTTTGCTCGTGATCCGCCTCTTTACTCACGACGCCGTCCTCAGCCGCCGCCACCGTCTCCTCCTACGGGATACGATGCTTCTCTCACACGACCTACTTCGGCTGATCAGTCTTTGCCTAGACCGTTCCTGCCATCACCgtacggcggaggaggaggaggaggtaggGTGCAAGTGCAGCACGTTCACCATCAGCAGCAATCAGATGATGCTGCGGAGGTTTTCAAGAGAAACGCGATTAATAAGATGGTGGAGATGGTACACAGCGATTTGGTTTCGATGAGGAGAGCAGGAGAAGCTGAAGCTGAGGCGTTACTGAGTTTGCAATCTGGGttgaaaagaagagatgaagaggTCAACAGAGGATTGAAGGAGATGGTTGATGAGAAAGAAACACTTGAACAGCAATTACAGGTTATCTCCATGAATACTGATATCCTAGATTCGTGGGTTAGAGAGAACCAAGGCAAAACCAAGAACGTAGTTGATATAGATGTGGATACTGCCTTTGAGGTTGGTGATACACTGTCTAAGCAGATGTTAGACTGTACTGCTTCGGATTTAGCCATAGAAGATACTATTTATTCCTTGGATAAGTCGTTTCAAGATGGAGTTCTGCCGTTTGATCAATATTTGAGGAATGTGAGGTTGTTGTCGAGGGAACAGTTCTTCCACCGAGCCACCGGTTCTAAAATCAGGGCAGCACAGATGGAGGCTCACGTTGCAGCTATCGCAGGTAGGTTACATTCATGA
- the LOC104704504 gene encoding uncharacterized protein LOC104704504, producing MAPRIRSIGSYATQEKYSVDFFGEEFTVTVTPDPSVIGQWIHDVLFHNRFSSHPLVVGVGVQWTPHGYYSDSDSSSGGYYDPPADTLQLCVGNRCIIIQLSHCHQVPNVLHSFLADPNYTFVGVWNSQDARKLERSRHQLEIRDLLDLRKYVEDSRGQMRSLRRCSFKVIVEECLGYRGVKLDRRVSMSDWSEYDLCDRQVLQASVDAFVCFKLGVKGFSINRY from the coding sequence ATGGCTCCGAGAATCAGAAGCATCGGGAGTTACGCTACTCAGGAAAAATACTCTGTCGATTTCTTCGGAGAAGAGTTCACCGTAACCGTGACGCCGGATCCTTCCGTCATCGGCCAATGGATCCACGACGTACTCTTTCACAACCGCTTCTCCTCTCACCCTCTCGTCGTTGGCGTCGGCGTTCAGTGGACACCGCATGGTTATTACTCTGACTCCGATTCTTCATCAGGCGGTTACTACGATCCTCCGGCGGATACTCTTCAGCTCTGCGTTGGGAATCGATGTATCATCATCCAGCTCTCTCACTGTCACCAGGTTCCCAACGTCCTTCACAGTTTCCTCGCGGATCCAAACTACACGTTCGTCGGTGTGTGGAACAGCCAAGACGCGAGAAAGCTAGAGCGGTCTAGGCATCAGTTAGAGATTCGTGATCTCTTGGATTTGAGGAAGTACGTTGAAGATTCGAGAGGACAGATGAGGAGCTTGAGGCGTTGTTCGTTTAAGGTGATTGTTGAGGAGTGTTTGGGTTACCGAGGAGTGAAGCTAGATCGTCGGGTGAGTATGAGTGATTGGAGTGAGTACGACCTTTGTGACCGTCAGGTTCTTCAGGCGTCGGTAgatgcttttgtttgtttcaagcTCGGTGTTAAGGGCTTCTCCATCAATAGATATTAA
- the LOC104776581 gene encoding nascent polypeptide-associated complex subunit alpha-like protein 1 produces MTTEEKEILAAKLEEQKIDLDKPEVEDDDDNEDDDSDDDDKDDDEAEGGDGEAGGKSKQSRSEKKSRKAMLKLGMKPIAGVSRVTVKKSKNILFVISKPDVFKSPASDTYVIFGEAKIEDLSSQLQSQAAEQFKAPDLSNVISKGESSSSAAVVQDDEEVDDEGVEPKDIELVMTQAGVSKPMAVKALKAADGDIVSAIMELTT; encoded by the exons ATGACTACCGAAGAGAAAGAGATCCTCGCCGCCAAATTGGAGGAACAAAAGATCGAT CTCGATAAGCCCGAAGTTGAGGACGATGATGATAACGAAGACGATGACTCCGATGACGATGACAAGGATGATGACGAGGCTGAGG GAGGAGATGGAGAGGCAGGAGGTAAGTCAAAACAAAGCAGAAGTGAGAAGAAGAGTCGTAAAGCTATGCTGAAGCTCGGCATGAAACCCATCGCTGGTGTTAGCAGAGTCACCGTCAAAAAGAGCAAGAAT ATCTTGTTTGTCATATCAAAACCTGATGTGTTCAAGAGCCCGGCATCAGACACATATGTGATCTTCGGAGAGGCGAAGATCGAGGATTTGAGCTCTCAGCTCCAGTCACAGGCGGCAGAGCAATTCAAGGCTCCGGATCTCAGCAACGTGATTTCAAAGGGTGAGTCGTCGTCGAGCGCTGCAGTGGTTCAAGATGATGAGGAGGTTGACGACGAAGGTGTTGAGCCAAAGGACATTGAGTTGGTGATGACCCAAGCTGGAGTGTCTAAGCCTATGGCTGTGAAGGCTCTCAAGGCTGCAGATGGAGATATCGTCTCTGCCATCATGGAGCTTACCACCTAA
- the LOC104776602 gene encoding uncharacterized protein LOC104776602, which produces MAAPTIRTVASYLTHQEHSVDFFGEEFIVTVTPDSSVISRWIRDALFNTRFSSHPLVVGVGVQWTPLTYYSDPPPSGYYAADPLPGSYYADPPPGCYYAADPPPSGRSYSDSPADTLQLCVGNKCLIIQLGYCEQVPNSLRSFLKDPETTFVGVWNSQDARKLAICCHQLEIGQLLDIRRYVNDSWGRSMRGCSFEEIVEEVMGYQGVRLDPEISMSDWTAYDLDDDQILQASLDAYVCHQLGVWARLWEA; this is translated from the coding sequence ATGGCAGCTCCGACGATAAGAACCGTCGCAAGTTACCTCACTCACCAAGAGCACTCCGTCGATTTCTTTGGAGAAGAGTTCATCGTCACCGTAACGCCGGATTCCTCCGTCATCAGCCGATGGATTCGCGACGCCCTCTTCAACACCCGTTTCTCCTCTCACCCTCTCGTCGTTGGCGTCGGCGTCCAGTGGACACCGTTAACTTACTACTCCGATCCTCCGCCGAGTGGTTACTACGCCGCCGATCCTCTTCCGGGCAGTTACTACGCCGATCCTCCGCCGGGCTGTTACTACGCCGCCGATCCTCCGCCTTCTGGTAGATCCTACTCGGATAGTCCAGCGGATACACTCCAGTTATGCGTGGGTAACAAATGTCTCATCATCCAGTTAGGTTACTGTGAGCAAGTCCCCAACAGTCTCCGCAGTTTCTTGAAGGATCCAGAAACAACGTTCGTAGGCGTCTGGAACAGTCAAGACGCAAGGAAGCTGGCTATATGTTGTCACCAGTTGGAGATCGGACAACTTCTGGACATAAGGCGGTACGTGAATGATTCGTGGGGAAGGAGCATGAGGGGTTGTTCTTTTGAAGAGATTGTCGAGGAAGTTATGGGTTATCAAGGAGTGAGGCTAGATCCGGAGATAAGCATGAGTGATTGGACTGCTTACGACCTTGACGATGATCAGATCCTTCAGGCTTCACTTGATGCTTACGTTTGCCATCAGCTTGGTGTTTGGGCTCGTCTTTGGGaagcttga